Proteins co-encoded in one Coleofasciculus chthonoplastes PCC 7420 genomic window:
- a CDS encoding prohibitin family protein, producing the protein MKYQNSQNWQALVGGIIAAALILLSFSSFVIINPGQAGVISILGKARDGALLEGIHIKPPLISVVDVYDVTVQKFEVPAQSSTKDLQDLSASFAINFRLDPTQVVTIRRTQGTLQNIVSKIIAPQTQESFKVAAARRTVEEAITKRTELKQDFDNALNERLEKYGIIVLDTSVVDLNFSPEFSRAVEEKQIAEQRAQRAVYVAREAEQQAQADINRAKGRAEAQRLLAETVREQGGPLVLQKEAIEAWKQGGAQMPKVLVMSGDSNSSVPFLFNLGDVAQEPTLSR; encoded by the coding sequence TTGAAGTATCAGAATTCACAGAATTGGCAAGCTTTAGTGGGAGGGATTATCGCAGCAGCCTTGATTCTCCTTAGCTTTAGCTCCTTTGTGATCATCAACCCAGGTCAAGCCGGAGTCATCAGCATCTTGGGTAAAGCCAGAGATGGAGCCTTACTAGAGGGAATCCACATCAAGCCCCCCTTAATTTCAGTGGTGGATGTATATGATGTGACTGTGCAAAAATTTGAAGTTCCCGCCCAGAGTTCCACTAAGGATCTTCAGGATCTCTCGGCTAGCTTCGCGATCAACTTCCGCCTTGATCCCACACAGGTGGTTACGATCCGACGGACACAAGGCACATTACAGAATATCGTCTCGAAAATTATCGCCCCTCAAACTCAGGAATCGTTCAAAGTTGCAGCGGCTCGGCGAACGGTAGAAGAAGCCATCACCAAACGGACTGAACTAAAGCAGGACTTTGATAATGCTTTGAATGAACGGTTGGAAAAGTATGGCATCATCGTCCTGGATACCAGTGTGGTTGACCTAAACTTCTCGCCAGAGTTCTCCAGGGCGGTTGAGGAAAAACAAATCGCTGAACAACGGGCGCAACGTGCTGTTTACGTTGCCCGGGAAGCCGAACAACAAGCCCAAGCGGACATTAATCGCGCTAAGGGTAGAGCCGAAGCCCAACGACTGCTGGCGGAAACCGTGAGAGAGCAAGGCGGACCACTGGTTCTGCAAAAAGAAGCGATTGAAGCCTGGAAACAAGGTGGGGCGCAAATGCCGAAAGTTTTGGTCATGAGTGGTGATTCCAATAGTAGTGTGCCATTCCTATTTAACTTAGGGGATGTGGCACAGGAACCGACGCTATCGCGGTGA
- a CDS encoding cytochrome ubiquinol oxidase subunit I gives MEFLSDTVVLSRLQFAVTAIFHMLWPVLTTGMGIYLVIVEGLWLKTHNPDYYYHARFWSKLYVLNFGIGVATGVPMEFQFGTNWASFSEAVGNFFGSILGFEASMAFMLEAAFLGIMVFGWQRVNPIMHYVATILVAFGANLSTFWILAANSWMQTPAGGEFVDGKFIVSDYFQAIFNPFMMNSVLHMFFGTLETSLFVIGGISAWYILNKRHSAFFSKALKIVLAVAIAVAPLQIYIGHLSGEQVYHHQPSKLAAMEAQWETIPAGVAADWSLLAFPNETAEQNDWEIKVPNALGYILEFKKELPEPVLGLKEWKPEDRPHLLGLIYYSFRIMIAIGFFFAGLMLVSVLQWLRGKLSPENITQQRWLLVAWIFAAPLGYIAVESGWIVRCVGRQPWTVYGQIRTVDAVSNIPASNVLTSLLSFSGVYTLLFCAALFFGSRIIRRGPNFNLPLPSSETQAGVNTDPGQFIPDERPLETQQ, from the coding sequence ATGGAATTTTTGTCTGATACCGTCGTGCTGTCACGTCTGCAATTTGCGGTGACGGCTATTTTTCACATGCTGTGGCCCGTTCTCACCACAGGGATGGGTATTTACCTGGTTATCGTTGAAGGACTATGGCTAAAGACGCACAATCCTGATTATTATTACCATGCTCGCTTCTGGTCGAAGCTGTATGTCCTTAACTTTGGCATTGGTGTCGCCACAGGTGTGCCAATGGAATTTCAGTTTGGTACCAACTGGGCATCCTTTTCCGAGGCGGTTGGTAATTTTTTTGGCAGCATTCTCGGCTTTGAAGCGTCGATGGCGTTCATGCTAGAAGCGGCGTTTTTGGGGATTATGGTGTTTGGTTGGCAGCGTGTTAATCCAATCATGCACTATGTTGCCACTATCCTGGTGGCATTCGGGGCGAATTTATCCACGTTCTGGATATTAGCGGCTAATTCCTGGATGCAAACCCCAGCCGGGGGAGAATTTGTCGATGGCAAGTTTATCGTCAGTGATTATTTTCAGGCAATTTTTAATCCCTTCATGATGAACAGCGTTCTGCACATGTTCTTTGGCACTCTGGAGACATCGCTGTTTGTGATTGGTGGAATTAGCGCTTGGTACATTCTCAACAAACGCCATTCTGCCTTCTTTTCTAAGGCGTTGAAAATTGTTTTAGCGGTTGCGATCGCAGTCGCCCCCTTACAGATCTATATTGGACATTTAAGTGGCGAACAAGTGTATCATCATCAGCCGTCTAAATTAGCGGCGATGGAGGCGCAGTGGGAAACCATACCCGCCGGAGTTGCCGCAGATTGGAGTCTTCTGGCATTTCCCAATGAAACCGCCGAACAAAATGATTGGGAAATTAAAGTTCCCAATGCTTTGGGATATATCCTGGAATTCAAAAAAGAATTACCAGAACCCGTATTGGGATTGAAGGAGTGGAAACCCGAAGATCGACCCCATCTGTTAGGGTTAATCTACTATTCTTTCCGGATTATGATTGCCATTGGTTTCTTCTTCGCCGGATTAATGCTGGTGAGTGTACTGCAATGGCTACGGGGTAAGCTGTCGCCGGAAAACATTACCCAGCAGCGTTGGCTTTTGGTTGCTTGGATTTTTGCCGCACCCCTCGGTTATATTGCGGTTGAATCCGGCTGGATTGTCCGCTGTGTGGGACGACAACCCTGGACAGTGTATGGGCAGATCCGCACTGTAGACGCTGTGTCTAATATTCCAGCCAGTAATGTGTTAACCTCGTTACTCAGTTTCAGTGGGGTTTATACCCTATTATTTTGTGCCGCTTTATTTTTCGGGAGCCGAATTATCCGCCGAGGTCCTAATTTCAACCTCCCTTTACCGAGTTCTGAAACTCAAGCAGGAGTCAACACTGATCCGGGACAATTTATTCCCGATGAACGTCCCCTAGAAACGCAACAGTAG
- the cydB gene encoding cytochrome d ubiquinol oxidase subunit II: METLSYFLPQVWFAILALFLFLYVMLDGFDLGVGILSLTSSTEERRGILMTSLGNVWDANETWLVIMGGGLFGAFPLAYSTILTALYIPIFLMIFGFIFRAVAFEFREQADRKFFWNLAFGVGSFSAALGQGFALGAVLSGITVDQAGHFIGDTWDWLTWQSVVVALTLIQGYVLIGSTYLVLKTEGELQTTHYKTAKIAAITTLIGAIVITIATPIFYEYARSRLFSQPQVYIFAAIPLLGITLIWLLWRSLNRQEERTPLIWTILLFLLTFIGLALVVFPYIIPTQITIYEAAADPSALVFMIIFIGVLIPIMLAYNIYQYIVFRGKVRGEHSGT, translated from the coding sequence ATGGAAACATTATCCTATTTTCTTCCCCAAGTTTGGTTTGCCATTTTAGCCTTGTTTCTCTTCCTCTACGTGATGCTAGATGGATTTGATTTAGGGGTGGGTATTTTATCCCTGACTTCTTCAACTGAGGAACGTCGGGGTATTTTAATGACCAGTTTGGGTAATGTTTGGGATGCCAACGAAACCTGGCTGGTGATTATGGGAGGGGGTTTGTTTGGGGCATTTCCTTTAGCCTACAGCACAATTTTAACTGCCTTGTACATCCCCATTTTCTTGATGATCTTTGGGTTTATCTTTCGGGCGGTGGCGTTTGAGTTTCGTGAACAAGCGGATCGTAAGTTCTTCTGGAATTTAGCCTTTGGTGTCGGCAGTTTTAGCGCTGCACTGGGTCAAGGATTTGCGTTGGGTGCTGTACTATCGGGGATTACGGTTGATCAAGCGGGTCATTTTATTGGCGACACTTGGGATTGGCTCACCTGGCAATCTGTTGTTGTGGCGTTAACGTTAATTCAAGGGTATGTGTTGATTGGCTCAACCTATTTGGTTTTGAAAACAGAGGGAGAATTACAAACCACCCATTACAAAACGGCTAAAATTGCCGCAATCACCACGCTAATTGGTGCGATTGTAATTACGATTGCCACACCCATATTTTATGAATATGCGCGATCGCGTCTTTTTTCTCAACCCCAAGTTTATATCTTCGCGGCTATCCCGCTCCTGGGAATTACGCTGATTTGGCTACTCTGGAGAAGTCTGAATCGACAGGAAGAGAGAACGCCATTAATTTGGACGATTCTCCTGTTTTTACTGACATTTATTGGGTTAGCCTTGGTTGTGTTTCCCTACATTATCCCCACTCAGATCACCATTTATGAGGCGGCGGCTGACCCCAGTGCGCTGGTGTTCATGATCATCTTTATCGGTGTTCTGATTCCGATTATGTTGGCATACAACATCTATCAATACATCGTGTTTCGAGGGAAGGTTAGGGGTGAACATTCTGGAACTTAG
- a CDS encoding pentapeptide repeat-containing protein, producing MSDSGQPPRRRRRRNSAFDDESNHPDQSTQPQHQGQLTRTERQEIVDLLRQESADNFLKRAREIGLNPKTDFAELNLSGVNLSSASLQGADLTGVNLSQANLSNAHLNHAKLTNANLQQANLQRSGMSSVDLSGANLKEANLSNANLSHANLSQTNLQQADLSNANLNDANLNHANLEEANLENANLAAIKLQGAKCDRANFQGVRFYDQSKYPHHQTYNLSQISFKGANFANTSLAGLTGINLSNSDLSHANLNQANLSGANLTNANLEGANLENANLAKIKLQGAKCDRANFQGVRFYYEHQYKAWDLSQISFKGANFANTSLSKLNFSHSDLSHANFQQAQLTQIDLNYANLKGTNFQGVTLNQVTLKGAIIDEQTQMAASWRKVIAVLNQTHEDLELQNLDLSRQDLSEFNLAGANLSHADLTSVNLENANLKGANLTGVDLSKANLLGTQIDETTNLDPMWRRAWAAVNSPLDAESSNYLIREVMPAILERYRDRIEATIKPYLALKLIPNQNLTWWQSKFAGWQNRKGGFPYLPKGVDYPKTPDGNYLHLLAQINFAEVPHLEGFPKQGILQFYIADDESCGLNKNFGIPYSEAAFEQNRFRLLYHRKLNLNENHLTTDFSFLPEKDDHSHLREIYPSECSAIQWAKGYEPISLDNYDSYPRLLPEVCNDDEWIEDEIHVDDLREEFDEACGWRFQGANCDIQMGGHTCFFSDDPRDYLDSNEDPFDTLLLKIRLVEDGSLFFYIQSSALARCDFSKILYAMA from the coding sequence ATGAGTGATTCCGGACAACCTCCACGTCGTCGCAGACGGCGAAATAGTGCATTTGACGACGAATCGAATCATCCCGATCAATCGACACAGCCGCAACACCAAGGTCAATTAACCCGAACCGAACGCCAAGAAATTGTTGATCTTCTGCGTCAAGAAAGTGCTGATAATTTCCTGAAACGAGCCAGAGAAATTGGACTAAACCCTAAAACTGACTTTGCTGAACTTAATTTATCGGGAGTCAATCTAAGTTCTGCTAGTCTGCAAGGTGCTGATTTAACTGGGGTCAATTTATCTCAAGCTAACTTGAGTAATGCTCACCTGAATCACGCTAAATTAACTAACGCCAATTTACAACAGGCGAATCTACAACGAAGCGGTATGTCTTCCGTCGATCTAAGCGGTGCTAATTTGAAAGAGGCAAACCTGAGTAATGCTAACCTCAGTCATGCTAATTTAAGTCAGACAAATCTACAACAGGCTGATTTAAGCAACGCTAATCTCAACGATGCTAATTTAAATCATGCCAACTTAGAAGAAGCGAATTTAGAAAATGCCAATTTAGCCGCCATTAAACTGCAAGGAGCTAAGTGCGATCGCGCTAATTTTCAAGGGGTTCGATTTTATGATCAATCCAAATATCCACATCATCAGACTTACAATCTGAGCCAGATTAGTTTCAAGGGGGCGAATTTTGCGAATACGTCTTTGGCTGGACTAACTGGAATAAATTTGAGCAACTCTGACCTCAGTCATGCCAATCTGAATCAGGCTAATCTCAGTGGGGCTAATCTGACTAATGCTAATTTAGAAGGGGCAAATTTAGAAAATGCTAATCTAGCTAAAATTAAACTGCAAGGAGCTAAGTGCGATCGCGCCAATTTTCAAGGGGTTCGCTTCTATTACGAACATCAATACAAAGCTTGGGATTTAAGCCAGATTAGTTTCAAGGGGGCGAATTTTGCGAACACTTCTTTATCTAAACTAAACTTTAGCCATTCCGATCTCAGTCATGCCAATTTTCAGCAAGCACAATTAACTCAGATCGATCTGAATTATGCAAACTTAAAAGGAACCAATTTCCAGGGAGTAACCCTCAATCAAGTCACTCTAAAAGGAGCAATCATTGATGAACAAACCCAAATGGCTGCCAGTTGGCGCAAGGTTATAGCTGTTCTCAATCAAACCCATGAGGATTTAGAGTTACAAAATCTTGACCTCAGTCGCCAGGATTTGTCAGAATTTAACCTAGCGGGGGCTAACTTGAGTCATGCTGACTTGACATCGGTAAATTTGGAAAATGCCAACCTCAAAGGTGCTAATTTAACGGGAGTCGATTTGAGTAAGGCAAACCTTCTTGGAACTCAGATTGATGAAACAACGAATCTTGACCCAATGTGGCGCAGGGCTTGGGCTGCTGTTAATTCTCCTCTAGACGCAGAATCCTCAAATTATCTGATCAGGGAAGTAATGCCAGCCATTCTAGAACGTTATCGCGATCGCATTGAAGCCACAATTAAGCCATATTTGGCACTGAAGTTAATCCCTAATCAAAACCTAACCTGGTGGCAAAGTAAATTTGCAGGTTGGCAAAACAGGAAAGGCGGGTTCCCCTATTTGCCCAAAGGAGTTGACTATCCCAAAACTCCAGATGGAAACTATCTGCATCTATTAGCACAAATTAATTTTGCTGAAGTCCCCCATCTGGAAGGCTTTCCCAAACAAGGTATTTTGCAATTCTACATTGCTGATGACGAGTCTTGTGGTCTTAATAAGAATTTTGGTATTCCCTATTCAGAAGCTGCCTTTGAGCAAAATCGTTTTCGTCTTCTGTACCATAGGAAACTTAACTTGAACGAAAACCACCTAACAACCGATTTTAGTTTTCTGCCCGAAAAGGATGATCATTCTCATCTGAGAGAAATCTATCCGAGTGAATGTTCAGCGATTCAATGGGCTAAAGGATATGAACCTATTTCCCTAGACAATTATGATTCTTACCCCCGTCTTCTGCCTGAAGTATGTAATGATGATGAATGGATTGAGGATGAAATACATGTAGATGATTTACGCGAGGAATTCGATGAAGCTTGTGGGTGGAGATTTCAGGGAGCAAACTGTGATATTCAGATGGGCGGACACACCTGCTTTTTTAGTGACGATCCCCGTGATTACCTGGATTCAAACGAAGACCCTTTTGACACACTGCTATTGAAGATTCGGCTTGTAGAAGATGGCTCGCTTTTTTTCTATATTCAAAGTTCAGCTTTAGCCAGATGTGATTTCTCAAAAATCCTGTATGCTATGGCTTGA
- a CDS encoding YheT family hydrolase: MTNDKKHFHSPWWLNNGLAMTLHLAFRASRDWEAMVPFPEPSYQEKIFRGAQNVPIFGIVAIPERAKGTIVGTYGITGDLDNQWYLRLLGRKAFAQGYAVVLFDWRAHGKTALLSPTLTSDGLYEGDDFVLIAAQAKAMGCPAPFWFTGYSLGGQLALWGIKSAQAIAHSEAVGLNESEIGGGAVICPSLDSHRSLTYLLNHPLGRYLEQSVARTLKKLAWRLYQAHPQDIDPEAVERANSIWGFDHELVIKRLGFSSVDEYYDATSALYILPNLNKPTLILYAADDPMFDPTIIPDLQGICADNPAIDLRVTKQGGHVGYISSRACQRNYHDPDCWWAWNRVLEWCDSSR, encoded by the coding sequence ATGACGAATGACAAAAAACACTTTCATTCCCCATGGTGGTTAAATAATGGTCTGGCGATGACCCTGCACCTGGCGTTTAGAGCCTCCCGTGATTGGGAAGCGATGGTTCCTTTCCCAGAACCCTCCTATCAGGAGAAAATTTTTCGCGGCGCTCAAAATGTACCGATTTTTGGGATTGTCGCCATTCCCGAACGTGCTAAGGGGACAATTGTGGGAACTTATGGCATTACTGGGGATTTGGATAACCAATGGTATCTGAGACTGCTGGGGCGTAAAGCCTTTGCTCAAGGGTATGCGGTGGTGCTATTCGACTGGCGAGCCCATGGAAAAACAGCGTTGTTGTCACCAACCTTAACCTCCGATGGTTTGTACGAGGGTGATGATTTTGTCCTGATTGCAGCGCAAGCAAAAGCCATGGGATGTCCCGCCCCGTTTTGGTTTACAGGCTATTCACTCGGCGGACAATTAGCGCTTTGGGGGATTAAATCAGCTCAAGCGATCGCTCATTCCGAGGCGGTAGGATTAAATGAGTCAGAGATTGGCGGTGGTGCGGTTATTTGTCCCAGTCTGGATTCTCACCGTTCTCTGACGTATCTGTTAAACCATCCATTGGGGCGGTATTTAGAACAATCTGTCGCCCGAACTTTGAAAAAACTTGCATGGCGTCTCTATCAGGCTCATCCCCAAGACATTGATCCAGAAGCGGTTGAACGGGCAAACAGTATTTGGGGATTTGATCATGAGCTAGTGATTAAGCGATTAGGGTTTTCCTCGGTGGACGAGTATTATGATGCTACGAGTGCGCTGTATATTTTACCTAATTTAAACAAACCGACGCTGATTCTTTATGCCGCCGATGATCCGATGTTTGACCCGACAATTATTCCTGACTTACAAGGGATTTGTGCGGATAATCCAGCGATTGATTTAAGAGTGACAAAACAGGGAGGTCATGTCGGTTATATTAGTTCTCGTGCTTGTCAGCGTAACTATCATGATCCGGACTGCTGGTGGGCGTGGAATCGAGTTCTGGAATGGTGCGATTCATCTAGATAG
- a CDS encoding TRAP transporter substrate-binding protein: MKRRNILKYTTIGAAGASLNACRKKIPQPPSKPAQPIINWRMATSWDRYFEILFEGVETLCRSVSTMTEGRFTITPYPGGDLAPPLEVFDAVSTGTVECCHTNTFYSFQKSPALAFGTTLPFGLNAQQQNAWLYKGKGLDTLQNIFSEFNLIGFPAGNSGTQMGGWFRREINTVADLKNLRMRLPGLGGQIMSRLGVNVVTIAGQDIVPALLEGSIDAVEWIGPYDDDTLGLQRAAPYYYYPGWWEPGTTYMVLVNQAEWNKLPSDYQAIFQTAAAEANLKTLARYNAVNGEILERFILGGTKLMPFSPEILDTARKTAFELYEEIASRDATFRDVYSQWQAFREQLFEWNRVSTLSFTDFAYTTVDN; this comes from the coding sequence ATGAAACGTCGAAATATTTTAAAGTATACAACAATCGGTGCGGCTGGGGCTAGTCTCAACGCCTGCCGTAAAAAAATACCTCAACCCCCATCAAAACCTGCTCAACCGATCATTAATTGGCGCATGGCAACAAGCTGGGATCGCTATTTTGAAATCTTGTTTGAGGGCGTTGAAACATTATGTCGCTCCGTTAGCACGATGACGGAGGGGCGCTTTACGATTACCCCCTATCCGGGTGGTGATTTAGCCCCACCTCTGGAAGTGTTTGATGCGGTGTCCACCGGAACTGTTGAATGCTGTCACACGAATACGTTCTACTCCTTCCAGAAAAGTCCTGCCCTCGCCTTTGGCACTACCCTTCCTTTTGGTTTAAATGCTCAACAGCAAAATGCTTGGCTCTACAAAGGGAAAGGATTAGACACGTTACAAAATATATTTTCTGAGTTTAATCTTATCGGATTTCCTGCTGGCAATTCAGGGACGCAAATGGGGGGATGGTTTCGGCGAGAAATTAATACAGTTGCGGATTTAAAGAACCTGAGAATGCGGCTTCCTGGGTTGGGCGGGCAAATTATGAGCCGTTTGGGTGTCAATGTTGTAACGATCGCAGGTCAAGATATCGTACCTGCTTTGTTAGAAGGAAGCATCGATGCGGTGGAATGGATTGGTCCTTATGACGATGATACCCTAGGACTACAGAGAGCCGCCCCTTACTACTATTATCCAGGATGGTGGGAACCCGGAACAACGTACATGGTGCTAGTAAATCAGGCGGAGTGGAACAAACTTCCCTCCGATTATCAAGCCATTTTCCAAACAGCGGCGGCTGAAGCCAATTTAAAAACGTTAGCTCGATATAATGCCGTTAATGGTGAAATCTTGGAGCGATTTATTTTAGGAGGAACAAAGTTAATGCCCTTTAGCCCAGAGATTTTAGACACCGCTCGGAAAACAGCATTTGAACTCTATGAGGAAATCGCGAGTCGGGATGCTACATTCCGAGACGTTTACAGTCAATGGCAAGCTTTTAGGGAGCAGCTTTTTGAATGGAATCGAGTCAGTACGTTGAGTTTCACGGATTTTGCGTACACAACTGTTGATAATTAG
- a CDS encoding Maf family protein has translation MTKFVLASASPARRRLLHNVGIEPIVCQSDFDESQVKVTDPVELVKTLALHKAQTVAPKFNDALVLGCDSVLSIQGEIHGKPANPQEAIARWQMMRGRVGELYTGHALIDLSQDKTIVRCGITQVYFANVSDRAIQAYVATGEPLKCAGCFALEGRGGLFVEKLDGCHSNVIGLSLPLLYQMLSELGYEVTDFW, from the coding sequence ATGACAAAATTCGTTTTAGCCTCCGCTTCGCCAGCACGCCGCCGTTTATTGCACAATGTTGGCATTGAACCCATCGTTTGTCAGAGTGATTTTGATGAATCTCAGGTTAAGGTTACTGATCCGGTAGAGTTGGTCAAAACATTAGCATTACACAAAGCCCAAACCGTTGCGCCTAAATTTAACGATGCGCTAGTGTTAGGCTGTGATTCAGTGTTAAGCATTCAGGGTGAGATCCACGGGAAACCAGCCAATCCCCAAGAGGCGATCGCGCGTTGGCAGATGATGCGGGGTAGAGTGGGCGAACTCTATACGGGTCATGCCTTAATTGACTTATCCCAGGACAAAACAATTGTCCGTTGTGGGATAACACAAGTCTACTTTGCCAATGTTAGCGATCGCGCGATTCAAGCGTATGTGGCTACAGGCGAACCGCTTAAGTGTGCGGGCTGCTTTGCGCTGGAAGGGCGGGGCGGCTTATTTGTCGAAAAACTAGACGGTTGTCATAGTAATGTTATTGGTTTGAGTTTACCCCTGTTGTATCAGATGCTGAGTGAGCTAGGTTATGAGGTGACGGATTTTTGGTAG
- the psbP gene encoding photosystem II reaction center PsbP — translation MLKTIAAILLLVLSLSLHGCTVGVSGLKSYVDTADGYEFLYPNGWVPIKVTDGPDVVFRDLIEQTENVSVVINPVPENTTLTDLGTPGEVGYQLQQNVLSAANSNRQVELVDAKARDTGDKTYYLLEYSVKLPSQNRHDLATAVISHDKLYTLNASTTEERWDKVQDLFTQVVSSFNVY, via the coding sequence ATGCTCAAGACCATTGCCGCCATTTTGCTGCTAGTATTGAGCTTAAGTCTGCATGGCTGCACTGTCGGCGTTAGTGGACTGAAAAGCTATGTCGATACGGCTGACGGTTATGAGTTTCTCTATCCGAATGGTTGGGTGCCGATTAAAGTCACTGATGGACCCGATGTCGTATTTCGGGATTTGATCGAGCAAACCGAAAATGTCAGCGTGGTGATTAACCCCGTTCCAGAGAATACAACCCTCACCGATTTAGGAACACCGGGGGAAGTCGGTTACCAACTCCAACAAAATGTGCTTTCGGCTGCGAATTCCAATCGTCAAGTTGAATTAGTTGATGCCAAAGCTCGCGATACGGGAGACAAAACCTATTATCTTCTTGAATATAGTGTCAAACTTCCCAGTCAAAATCGGCATGACCTAGCCACAGCCGTGATCAGTCATGATAAGCTCTATACCTTGAATGCTTCAACCACTGAAGAACGTTGGGATAAAGTGCAAGACTTGTTTACCCAAGTCGTTAGTTCGTTTAATGTCTACTAG
- a CDS encoding tetratricopeptide repeat protein, which translates to MNSTYRILTILGLMTVLTGFSEAVHAQQPIRVVQEAPSEELTAVELYNQGVDKLEKGDYAGAISDFGDALKLEPEDADTYYNRGYAYHSLGNYDAAIYDYTQAIKLNPDFSQAYSNRGYTYFVRRDYQKAIADFTKAIEIDPENDTAYISRGNAYDELGNSEEALNDYAKALEINPENARLYYNRGLTRNRLEQYEDAIADYTKSIELQPTFAEAYYNRGLTQFQLENIEAATADLQKAAELFKEQGRLDSHQSVVNALQAMQGEANP; encoded by the coding sequence ATGAACTCAACCTATCGCATACTGACCATTTTGGGATTAATGACTGTCCTGACGGGATTCTCCGAAGCGGTTCACGCCCAACAGCCAATCAGGGTTGTGCAAGAAGCCCCGTCCGAGGAGTTAACAGCCGTGGAACTGTATAACCAAGGCGTCGATAAATTGGAAAAGGGTGATTATGCTGGTGCGATTTCTGACTTCGGCGATGCATTAAAACTGGAGCCCGAAGATGCGGATACCTACTATAATCGCGGCTACGCTTATCATAGTCTGGGTAATTACGATGCTGCGATTTATGACTATACCCAAGCGATTAAGTTAAATCCCGATTTCAGTCAAGCCTATAGTAACCGAGGCTATACCTATTTTGTGCGCCGGGATTATCAAAAAGCGATCGCGGATTTCACTAAAGCAATCGAAATTGATCCGGAAAATGACACAGCATATATTAGTCGCGGGAATGCCTATGATGAGTTGGGAAATTCTGAAGAGGCTCTCAATGATTACGCCAAAGCGCTGGAAATCAACCCCGAAAATGCTCGCCTTTATTATAATCGGGGGCTAACCCGCAATCGCTTGGAACAATATGAAGACGCGATCGCTGATTATACTAAATCAATTGAACTGCAACCCACCTTTGCTGAAGCCTATTACAATCGGGGGCTGACTCAATTCCAATTGGAGAACATTGAAGCAGCGACGGCTGATTTGCAGAAAGCGGCTGAACTTTTCAAAGAACAAGGCAGATTAGACAGTCATCAAAGTGTTGTGAATGCGTTACAAGCGATGCAAGGGGAAGCAAACCCCTGA
- the psb34 gene encoding photosystem II assembly protein Psb34, protein MPYTTEEGGRLNNFAREPKVYQAEPPTKTEQRTYVFLGIAALVLVSGLMYVAVSVSSVS, encoded by the coding sequence ATGCCATATACCACAGAAGAAGGCGGACGTTTAAATAACTTTGCCCGTGAACCGAAAGTTTACCAAGCAGAACCACCAACCAAAACCGAGCAACGTACCTATGTATTTCTGGGAATTGCGGCTCTAGTTTTAGTTAGTGGATTAATGTACGTGGCTGTTTCTGTATCCAGCGTTAGCTAG
- a CDS encoding Uma2 family endonuclease: MTVTTAKWTLDDYHRMIEVGLLANRHVELLNGEIIEMPPESPEHAYLGDESGTYLSQLLGDRAKVREGRPITLPNNSEPEPDLAIVRPLGRIYRHRHPYAEDVFLLIEFANTSLAKDLEIKRKAYATAGIEDYWVVNLKNRHLKVFREPVDGDYTRQLTLTTGEIHPLAFPDVRVSVQRLLEG; the protein is encoded by the coding sequence ATGACCGTAACTACCGCCAAATGGACCCTAGATGACTATCACCGCATGATTGAAGTCGGTCTTTTAGCCAATCGTCACGTCGAACTGTTAAACGGAGAAATTATTGAAATGCCCCCAGAGAGTCCCGAACATGCTTACCTGGGAGATGAAAGTGGGACTTATCTTAGCCAACTTTTAGGCGATCGCGCTAAAGTCCGGGAAGGTCGTCCTATTACCCTACCGAATAACTCTGAACCTGAACCTGATTTGGCGATCGTCAGACCTCTGGGACGAATCTACCGCCATCGCCATCCCTACGCTGAAGATGTGTTTTTGCTGATTGAGTTTGCTAACACCAGCCTTGCCAAAGACTTGGAGATTAAGCGCAAGGCTTACGCCACTGCTGGAATTGAGGACTATTGGGTTGTCAACTTAAAAAACCGACACCTGAAAGTATTTCGTGAACCTGTCGATGGTGACTATACCCGCCAATTAACCCTGACGACGGGAGAAATTCACCCGTTGGCATTTCCTGATGTTCGGGTTTCGGTACAACGATTATTAGAGGGTTAG